The sequence below is a genomic window from Lolium perenne isolate Kyuss_39 chromosome 7, Kyuss_2.0, whole genome shotgun sequence.
GTAATGAACTCCGCGTAATTCCGACTCTGGTTCATGTATGTGGTCATGTTACACTTGCATGCAGATTGTGAGCAATGGAAGATACAAGGCCGTGCTCCACCATGCATTGGTTGACGGCGAGCAGGCGAGGATGTCCTTCGTGAGCCTGATCGGGCCGTGCCTGGACGCCGTCGTCAAGCCGATCCCAGAGCTGGCACGAGATGCACCACAGGGCGCAGAGTTCAGGGGTATCAGGTACAGGGACTACATGGAGCACCAGCAGAGCAACAAACTCAAGGAGAATGCGGCGCTGGACATCGTTCGGGTGCACCATCAGATACTGACACGCGAAGGCTCGCCTAACAGTTCTCTGATTAACGTCTGAGACTGCTTTATTCAGGTCGAAATCTTGAAGGTCGATATGTTAGAATGCTTCAtttccactaaaatggttagacatAAAGAACAAAGGGAAATTGATAGAAAGACAGTAAGAATGGAATCATCCAATCCTAGACATAAAATTAAGAATGTCTTTGAACAATGAATCGGTTATAAAAAATATATAACTGAGATATGATCGGACCAAAGTGTTGTAGTAGATAGACGATATATGTGGTAGCTATGTGTAGTTCCTCCTATCTTTGCTTAATATGGATGTCGAAGGAATCACAATATAACATAAACATCTTAAAAGTGATTCATAACACATAACCCGCCAAAAGTCACACTAATGGATAAGAAAGGGCGGAATTATATAATCTCATATAGATGTCTAAATATACAGTGTAATCACAAATGTTCATCTATAGAATGTTGTACTATTTGCATGAATTAATGAGGGAAATAAAAATTATCTATGCAACATTCCGGAATGGGAATTTTAGCACAAGAACTTATAACTTACAATACCTGCTAGCTAATCCGTTGTACACTTGTACTGCACCTATACTTATCAGTTCGGCGATGTTAGCATTCCGTATGTACAAAAACCATGGGTGCAAATAAAGGTTTGGGATTGGAACATGGTTATGGCGGACATGTACACCTGCAATCCAGCGATCGCAACCCGACAACATGTCTCATTTCTATGCTATATGTCAAATTTTGAATATATTTGAATTTATCTAGTCAGGAAGGAAAATAGTGATACAGAAGGATACATAGCTAAATCTAAAGGAAATGCTTAAGACAAAATATACATATTTTTTTTTGGCATAATCAGCTCCAAAGAACTCACCAATACAGGGAGCCGTTGGCGTGAACTGTACATATGCGATGCCAGGGTGCTGGAGATGGAGAAAAGAACCTCCTATTCATGTCATGTCAGTATCTCGGAAGTCCAAGAAGTTGGTACTATCTTCTCATGACCAATTCCACTCAAATAATGATACATCTGCTGTCCTCAATCCGTTCTCATCCCGCACTTCTCCTTCCTCGACCACCACAGATCTGGTTATCCACGTTAATTTCCAAAAGCATTGAATCAGCTACAGCACCAAACTAGTGTACATAAGAAAGCTACTTTTGTCATAGAGAAACCATGTGTTGATTGATAAGAAAAAAAAGGTAGTAACTTATATTGCATTGCTTCTGACACAACAAATATAAGGCACTATCACATACAAGCCTACCAAGCAAACCACTACCTACACCAGAAAGTATTAACTACAAAATGACAGCATCTCATATAGATCAGACCAATAAAATGCAGCAGTTCTTTTAGCAAGTATTTGGGACCGATCGAACAAAACACTAACAATATCTCAATAATCCTCATCTCATGTACCCTCCTACTCGAGCATTTCGTTGTTATCATTAATCTAACACACCTTCATTAAGCAAAACACTTCATGACCGAAAATTAAAATAAGTATATAGGTTAATAACTCCAGATATTTGATAAAAAAACGGGGGTCAAAATGAGTCTGAATGTTGGTTTAAATATTTGCTCTCATACCGTCCGACAACACTACTGTACAACTGTAATCCAGAGGCTGCAGCCTGACAACATGTCTTACTTCCATGCTATATGGCAGAAGTAAAATATATTTCAATTTATCTAATAAGGAAGGAAAATAGTGATACAGAAGATACATAGTTAAATCTAAAAGAAGTGCTTAAGACAAAAACTGTACAAATATAACAATTTTTTGCATAATCAGCTCTAAAGGACTAAACAATACAAGGAGCCTTTGGCGTGAATTGTACATTTGCGATGTCAGGGTGCTGGAGATGCAGAAAAGAACCTCCTATACACGTACAGTATCTGGGAAGACCAAGAAGTTGGTACTACCTTCTCTTGACAATTCCACTAAAATAGATGTGTCCACTGTCCTCGACCTACTCTCGTCCCGACCTTCTCCTTCCTGGATCACCGCAGATCTGACTATTCACAACAATTCCCATAAGCATTCAATCAGTTAGAGCACCAAGCTAGTGTGCATCAGAAAGTTACTTTTGTCATAGAGAAACCAGGTGCCAATAGATTAAAATAACTGGTAATTTACCTTGCACTTCTTCTCTTACAATAAACATAAAGAACTATCATATAGAAGCCTAACAAGGGAACCACTACCTAACCCAGCGAGTACTGACTACAAAATGACTTCATCTCATCTGGATCAGACTAATAAAAATGCAGCAATTTTTTAGCAAGTATTTTGGACCGCTCGAACAGAACAATCACAACAGCACAATAATCCTCATCTCTTGCTCGAGCCTTTCGTTGTTATCATTAATCTAACGCACCCCCTCTAAGCAGCTCATAAAACACTTCATGACGCAAAATTAAAATGAGTATATAGGTCAATAACTCAGGATATTGATCAAAAACAGGGGTCAAAAGTAGTTCAAAATTTGAAACCAAACCCTGAAAAACTGaatcaaaatttaaaaacctgCTGCACAAACTCATTGGAATGATCAGCTCAAATAGTCAGAGCTCAGAGGCATGGCAGTAAAAATATCCAGACTTGTTTGCTGCACACTAATGTCAGAAGCAACATGCTACCATGGCAATAAAAACATCCAAACTAAGTTTGGCGGTTAAATACCTAAATACCAAAAATGTGatctgtgggggggggggggcgagacGCGTCTAATTGTTGTTATTTTGTTTTCTCACTCACATTACAGGTAATTGGAAATTGAGAACGCCCCTTTACCCCCCTTTAGATCCATATTTCCCCTATTCCCCGCCCCCTAGCTGTGCCAAGGCTCGCATAGCCCCGCGGCCCCCACCACAACCGTAACACTATACTCTATCGTCTCTCTATCTTAGGGGTTCGGCTCTCCTGCAGGGAGCCCTGCACGCACTATCCTGCAGGTCCAATAAATAAGAGACACCTGTCCTGGCAGGCCCCACCTCTCAAATAACACAACGTACCTTCCTGATTGCAGTTAATCTCCATAAACTTAGCTAAAAGATTTTTTTCTACCCGCCAAACAATACCATCCCAGAATCTCCTTCCCACGTGATTAGTTTCTCGTACCAATCTTGCCGGAAGTTGCAGCCCTAGAGATCAAAGAAATTGAGAACAAGCTAGTGGCTAGAAGCGATCTTCCGGCACGCTCGCACAGGCTAGTTGCCGAAGGCGATCTTCCAGCACCCCGTGAGAAATTTCCTTTGCGTGGATTACAATCCAGAACAGCATTCTTCTTTCAGCATGGAAGAAGCTCCTCCTACATTCTCTTCAACAGGTATCTAGTACTGGTACAACTTGAATCTGCAATCTATTCATTATTTCTGTCAATAGTCTAGAATACAGAGTAGACAAGATTAGAAAAGAACAAACAAAGAGTTTAATTTATGATGACCATAACCCTTTTTCCTCATCAGTCTTAACAGCAAAATTAAAGTGTATGCTATATTCTCCTTTGTGTAGATCATGAGACCACTAACGTGGGAGAGACAGGTGCTAGTAGAGATGATCAGTACATCAAAAGGTTAAAACCAGTGATAGGGATGGAATTCGAGAATGAACATATGGCATATGAGTTCTACAATACGTATGCAGGACATGTAGGTTTCAGTGTGCGGAAATTTTGGCATGATAAATCCTCAACTAATGTTATTCGGACAAAGAAatttgtatgctcaaagtcaGGTTACAAAGACAAAAACAGTACTTCTGGACCATGCCAGCGGAAGCGAGCAGATACAAGAGTTGGTTGTAAGGCCGAGATGACTATCAAAATAAGTGAAATTGGAAAATATGTTGTAAGCAGCTTTGAGGATGCTCATAATCATGACCTCGTAACTCCAAGCAAAGCCCATCTGTTGCGATCTCAGAGAAGAATTACAGAAGCTCAGAAGGCCCAAATTGACATATTGAATGACTCAGGTATTAGACCTAAATCAGGTCATGAAGCGATGAGTAGACAAGCAGGGGGTCGACAAAGTCTTTGCTTCACTCGAAAAGATTATAAAAACTATCTTCGATCGAAGCGTATGCACTCAATCCAAGAAGGAGATACAGGAGCCATTCTTCAATATCTACAGGACAAGAAACAGGACAAGCAGACGGAAAATCCTTCTTTCTTTTATGCAATACAAGTAGATGAAGATGAGATGATGACTAACATATTCTGGGCAGACGCAAGATCAGTATTAGACTACGACTACTTTGGTGATGTCATATGTTTTGACACGACCTACAAAACAAATAGTTACGGCAGACCTTTTGCGGTTTTTGTTGGTGTCAACCATCATAAGCAAACAGTGGTTTTTGGAGCAGCATTATTGTATGATGAAACAAAAGAAACATTTGAATGGTTGTTTGAAACATTCAAAAAAGCCATGTCCGGAAAAGAACCAAAGACAATATTGACCGATCAATGTGCAGCCATTATCGGTGCCATTGACATTGTTTTTGCTAACTCAATACATCGTCTATGTGTGTGGCACATGTATCAGAATGCTGCAAAACATTTGAGCCATGTTTTTCAAGGTTCCAAGACATTTAAGAAAGATTTTGGCAAGTGTGTTTTTTATTTTGAAGAAGTTGAAGAATTTATAGCAGCTTGGAATGATATGTTAAAGGCATATAATTTGGAAGACAATGAGTGGCTACAAAGATTATTCAAGAGCAAAGAGAAGTGGGCGCTGGTGTATGGTCGGCAAACCTTCTGCGCAGATATGATATCTACACAAAGAAGTGAGAGTCTCAATGCAATGTTGAAGCGATACTTGCATGTTCGCCTTGATCTATTAGACTTCTTCAAGCACTACGAGAGGGCAGTCGATGACAGGAGGTATGCTGAAGTGGAAAGTGATTTCTATGCAAGTCAAACATCTCCCAAAGTTCCACATGTGCGGATGCTGATACAAACTTCGAAGGAATATACGCCAGCTATGTTTGAAATATTTAGAGGAGAATACGACATGGTGATGGGATGTTGTTTGTACAATAGTGGTCATAGTGACTCTACTTTAGAATTCAAAGTTAGTAATACAGATCACCCCCGAAGCAGGGAATAAAGAGAAAAGAAGCAGGAAGTAGCAGCAAGCGGAACAAATCGGGACTTGAACAGAACAAGAATAAATCAAAGAAAGGTATGCTATAGTAAAAAAAAAAGTCTATATACATACAAAATTTTAATTATATTGTCATAATGTTTTCTTTTCTAATTAAACAGCGCAAGCAACAATGTACAAGAGTGGTAATTGTGCTTCTGCACCATCCGAAGTAAATCCTATTTTCAACGTTCAATTGAACAACAACAATTTAGCAGGATTCAACTGGTCTATGCCTCAACTACCGCAGGCTGGGAACTATAATTTTCAAGCACTATCGGGCCCTATGCCTCAACTATCGCAGGGCGGGAACTATAATTTTCAAGCACTACCGGGCGCTATGCCTCAACTACCGCAGGGCGGGAACTATAATTTTCAAGCACTGCCACATGCTATGCCTCAGGTTGAgaactacaatatgcaagtaTTGCAGCGTGCGATGCCTCCACTACATCAGGCGAATGCAACTTTTCAGCAGTTGATTGGTTTGCAGTCACAACAGCCATATTCCAATTATAACACTCAACCAAGTCAGGTATATTTATTTAGGTGATCCTTAAAAATTGACGTGAGTATGCAAATGTCATTCACTTGCACTAATTTTTGGGTTACACTGTATGTAGAGTTCTGGTTCTGTAGCTTTACCAGACATGGGATGGACAACATATCAAAATGGTCAGCTGCCAAGCAAGGTATTTTTCACTAACAAGTTATACTCACAAATTCAATATTTCTCTAATGGAACAAATTCTAGTTTATGTCTTACAaaaattgtttttttttcttgcaGTTCTTGGGTAGCCAATCAAGTCATCAACAAGACAATCCTTTTTAAGTGGCTCTATATGAAATTTGCTTGGCAGAAAACGGGATGTAGTACTTGATCTTACCATTCATATTACAGCTCGATACGTAATAATACTGGTTATGCACTAGTTTATTTCCAATGGTTTAGTTCTAAGTTAAACGTTGTCTTGGAGATTAAATTTCCCACAAGGAACTTCCAGCAATTTGTGTTCCCCGTTGTAGTTATCCACAACATTTGATGTGCTATAGTAAATAAATCCATATGCTACAAGGGGAGAAAGCCGTACATGGTTAATTAAGTGATGAACTATCGCTCACCTTTCACGTCGATGCCGAGCAGAGCTCCATGCTCCTGCAGTCAGTACCTAGCGCCCGCTCCCCCTCTCCTTGTGCGCTTCCTTGCCGCAGCGACGGCCTCTCCCGCATCCAGGCGGCGAGCGCACAACGATTTGGCCCCCGAGAAGCTCAATCGACAGTGCACTTCCGTGGTCGGGAGCTCAATCGACAACGCTGCAGCGCAGGCTCAATCTCCGAGGCCGCAGCCGTAAGCTCCGTCGAGGCCGCCGCCACTGCAGCGAGCTCCGTCGAGGCCGCCCCGCGAGCTCAATCGCCGAGGCCGCGTCGCGAGCTTCGTCGACGACGCCGCCGCGAGCTCCGTCGAGGCCGCGCCGCGAGCTCAATCGCCGAGGAAGCCGTCGCGAGCTCCTTCGAGGCCGCCGCCGCGAGCTCAATCACCGAGGCCGCCGTCgccattttctcacgaagctcagCTCGGTGTAGCAATGTGTGCAGGGATCTCCTCGAGTAGTCAGAACAGAAGCGAGGGGATAGGAAAGTTTCAGAAAAGAAAAAACGAAAATACATTATTTGAGAGGTGGGATCTGCCAGGACAGGTGTCTCTTATTTATTGGACCTGCAGGATAGTGCGTGCAGGGCTCCCTACAGGAGAGCCGaacccatgtgggactaaacatcTGAGGCTGCGTGCACCTTACCAGTGAGTACCAGCCGGCCGGCGTCTCCTCCTGCTCCGCCGCGAACCCCGCTTTTCACATCCGCTCGTCGCCGGCGTGGGGAAAGACAGAGACGTGCGACGCGCGACCCCCCgccccgacgatggagatggccGCCGGCGGTCGCCTGCGGCCTCGAACTGAACTAATGTTGAACTATGGAGCGGCGGTGGCGCGACGAGATTGGAAGGGAGGAGGAGACAGCCGCTACATTTTCTTGGAAGCTCGCGGCGGCGGCAGGCAGACAACCGCACTCCGGCGAGAGACGGGGCGGGGATGCTGATTGATACGAACAGATGGTTCGAGGCGAAGAGTGAAAGAAGAGCTCTAGCTCGACGGTGTACAGCGGCGTCTTTGGTTGAGTCCACAGAAACTCCGGCCCAAAAGCCTCTCTTTGTTGGCGGGCCAAGTTATTGTGCGAAATGCTGTCCACTACCATCGCGATCCGTTCCATGAACTGGAGACGTTTTTTTCTTTTACCCCGCTACCGTGGGCTTGCGCTAGTTTGAACAACTTTTTTCTTTAAATGGGAACTAGCTGGGtggcccgcgcatttgcgcggctagatttTATGTATATCATGTTTGGTATAAGTTTTGTCTAATTATTGATTACACAactattttatatttttattgtagAAGTAATCATTACTTAGCTCAATATATTTCTACATCAGTGctaaattacaattcaaaaatatAAATTCAAGATGTGTTGCAATAGTTGTATGACTCACATGAAACATGATTtgtattttggtataaacattacTTCCATTCAGTTGATTAGATATTTGCTAAGGACCACTTTAGAGTGAGAGCTGAAACCTAACGATAATGATATCTGTATGCTGCATTTCAAGTTACACACTATACCGTAGCAATCTCGGATTTTTTCTTCAACTCCTCATTCTTGGTCTGTACCTTTCCACGTATGAACTTTACGTCGATGGTCCATGCTTAAACTTTGCGCTATCTTCCTCTACACTCATCATCTTCTGTTGCTTTTGACCACACTGAAGTATTCCATTGAACATTATGTCGTGGATTCGTTCATGCATTCCCTCATGGGTGCTTTATTTTTGTCTGCCAATGATGTTATACAGTCAATCCCATGCACATGTAAACAACATACAACCTCCTTCCTAAAAAAGAAGGCATATAAGTTTTATGAAAGTCAAATGGTACCAAGTTTGACCAGGATTTTAGGAAAAAATATAATCAACTATAATACCTTATAGATATCGTATGAAAAAATAATTCATGATGTTAATATTTTTCTACAAATTTGGGTTTTACATAGTTTAACTTTTGGAAAAAAGTTATGAGCCTTGTGAAGGGAGGTAGTATTCATGTTTATAATGTTATTTTGGCGTGGATGCCAAAATATAAGTCATAAATaattttattttaatttcaatGTATGTAGGTTTTTATTTACGGAGGTTTTATTTTTATATATAAATATAAGATACGAACTACAAAAAAAGGTAGTTTATGGATTTCACATAgagttttttttaagaatttatgGGATCCTCGACAACGTGCTTTTGTAGTTAAACCTACATTTCAGACCATTGAGACTTGAATATATGCGGTGTGGTTTTTCAGCATAGATGTACCTGAGCATGCATATGAGTCATCGATTGAGGGAAGCCTCGTACAGTGGCTGGGTACATATCAGGAACTTGCTTTACACATCACAATGTGTGGTGTGAAAAGTAATAGAGTAAAATTCATATAcgaaattttctaaaaaaaagtcACATGAAAAATAGGCAAGTTGTTTGAGTTGGGTGGACTTATTTTCTGTCTTTTGATAATTTGGCTTGCGCGAACTTGCATACAAAGGCTCAGGTCAGGATCTTACAGTTATTTTGTAGATGGTGTCGGTCAAGCACTCAAGCCAGTACTTATGCGTCAGGTATGGCATCACCAATCTGAATGTCGACTCCAGGTGACTGGCAGACCGCACTCTTCATGTTCTGGTCCAGGATGCAGCTAGGTAGGCGTATTCTTTGAGCCGCCTGACTCAACATGTCGACACCAAGCGGCCGGCAGACCGCAGACTTCTTCTTTTGATCTGGGATGAAGCTAGCTTGCGGTATGGTTTGAGCCGCCTTATTTTCTGCATATATATCAAGGAATAAGGATGCAGCCTCTTAGTTTTGTAGTCCATGTTTTATAGTATCATTTTCCTATGCTAACAATCAGTTATAAGTGTTAAGTGTTAATAGACGGAAGACTGGTTTGCACGTATCAGCTTATTATAGAAACTAAGAGGAAAGAACACCACCTCAGTCCTTAACTTACGTTCTTTGATATAGATCTGGCAGCAGCCTATCCTGCAGAGAGAAATCcatgtcaaaaaaaaaactccCTGAAATACTAATAAAAAAAAACCTTCTGagatctttttcttgtttgcaaaATAAAAGATGACCCTATTGCAGCAACAGATACACACATAAATACTATCACAAACTCTTGCCTATCTCAACTCGATGCTCACATATTGTTACTTCTGATTGCGCAATCATCTCCTCAAAAAAAGTTGATCCACTAAATTGATGCAACGTCTTGGATGCTAGGCAGGTACATAAATTTCTCATTTAAATCGTTAGTGCAAAACTTGAGAACAGAATGTCATGTAATCAAGTCCTACATGGATCCAAGACTACAGTTCATATATACAGGAAGTATGTCGTGGATTAGGAGTCCGGTTGTAAGAAAGGAAATGACTTTGACAAAAACGATTACCTGGAAAATCACACGGAGCAGCTGGGTTACTAATGGTCCTACATTGCAAACTTTTCCCGATCATGAGAGCAGACGAATCTGATGGAAAATAGGTGCATAAACTGCTTTTCTATGTCAGGAATTCAGGATATATTTTCTGGAGCCAAGTAATGGGTGCTGGCCATCCCAAGCTGCGGTGGATGGATGCATCAAATTAGCGCGGGCGATTCGGCAAATTTCCTCCGAGACAACACGTCGAGAACGATTTAACGACTCATAGCTGCTTGCAACTTGATCGATCTATTCCCTGGGATGTATCAAGTGTTGGCTAGATAGCTACTGGATTGATCGCTTGTACTGCTCCTGGTAGGTGTGCACCCTTATTTTACATCGCCGATGATTGTAATGCTGAAAAAATATAGACCCAATGTTGTACTATAGAGAGATATATGAAGCTAACAAAGAAAAGTAGACCTACCTCAGTACCTCTGCGCGATCTTTTGATCGTACCGAGCTCTTGGTTATCTCTATGGTGCAAGTCTTCCATTGATCTTTCTGGATTGCATGTGCACTGGTGGTCTGTTGCATCATGAAGTACATGCAGTTTGATTTTCAACAACTGACGTAATCAACTGATATTGGTTGAGCAGCTCACGATCTGATTAATCGGAAGTAGGGGATCCTATGACGTACCTGAGATTAGCGAGATTTCTTCCGCGTCAGCTGAGTCGAGAGGCATGCTGCGGCAAACGTTGGAGACGGCGCTAAATTTGGCCGACGCTACACGGCGACGATGACGGCAGAGCGGCGTCCACGTCGGATGTGTTCTCCATCGACTTGGACTCTGCATGTCACAGGCAAGATCAGATTGCCAGAGAAATTTGTCTTGCCTCGCAAGATCACGACCACAGCAGATATAAATCACGCGAGAAAAATCTTTTTGCGAATCGGTTTTTGTTCCGCGTCTTTATTCTAACCGATTTTAACTACATCGATTCTCCGATTTTCCTTGCAGTTTAGCCTAACAACTAAGATTCAATCTGAGCGGTTCATTAGTTATTGCTTAATCTAGACCattggttgtttgttgttttaattatataatagatatctcagcctctgcatcgattgatgcatacaTTCTTTTATTAAAGACTGAATATTTAAAGTTTACAATTCATGGATCAACGAGGGTTGATACAAATATCAACCACCAAAAAATAAGAAACATGCTGAGCAGTCTAAATCTTCTAGTTTCTTAATAGGCCGCCAAGTAGTCTGGTAGAAAATATTCTGAGCAACTATTCGAAGGCGGTTGCATCCAAAAACCATGCACTCCCGCTGGTTCTCCGGGAGCAAGAAGCGTCAAAATTGGATCCAATGGACAATAttgtgaataacctgcaaaaaaataGTAGAATAGTTTCTGTTAAAAGCAATATCATTCCTGCAATTCCATATTGACCAACATAAAGCCGAAATACCGATGCGAATCCTAGCTTTATCAGTTTTGTCAGTTTCATTAAGCCAATTCCCAAACATGTTTGTGATATTGGATGGAGGTGAAATATTATATGCAGCAAAAACTACTCACCAAACAAGTCTAGCAAAAAGGCATGAGATAAACAAATGTTCTACTGATTCCTCGGCGTCATAGAAACAACATTTTGTATTTCCATTTCAATTCCTTTTTGCAAGATTATCACGAGTCAAAAGGATTTTTTTTAACTTAGGAACCACATGAAAATTTTAATTTTAGTGGGATATTTAATTTCCAAAGATATTTGCGAAGATATCTTGTGACCATTTAACATATCACCATGCATAGACTTGGCGGTGAAATTCCCTGATGATGTTAGACCCCAAACGAACTTGTCTTGATCCTCATTTAAAGTAATCTCCATTAGCCTTTGGCATAGATGTACCCACTGGTCTCATTTATTACCAATAAGTTGTCTCCGAAAACCAATATTTAACGGAGTCAAACTCATAACATTTGCCACAGTATCATGTTTACGATGGACTATGTTATATAGCTGTGAATACTGAGATGCAAGAGTTTGCTCGCCTAGCCATATATCTTCCCAAAAACGAACTCCTTCTCCTGAGCCAACTTTAAACTTTCCCCTGCTAAAAAATTCCCCTTTAACTTTCATTAATCCCTTCCAGAATGGTGAATCAGTTGGCTTACTCTCGACTTCAGCCAAAGTCTTTTGCGATTGATATTTGTTTTTTAAAAGTTGATGCCATAAACCTTCTTCAGAGACAATCTTATATAGCTATTTGCTAAGAAGCTGAATGGATCGTAGTGAACAAGagtgggggtgaatggcgctacgacaagttttaagctttttcaattttagcgcaacggaaggtaaaggtgatagctttagcgatagcggtgttcctacaatgatactaggacaagtgcaacaagtaaaggaaacaacaagatagtaagagtaaggagcgagacaaccggagggcgcagagacgaggcgaggtttgtttaccgcagttccttccacaataggaagtacgtctgcgttgaggaggtgctagtctcgcacaagagactagacggtcacaccacgaaggaaggcatcaccttcttcctcgagagagctccacgaaagtgctccccctcttccactaaggcaccggtcgaggcggtgattccttcacaaggttggggcaagctccacacacaaggatgctcccaacaccctatggagctagtacatcaccaagctagcctccatagctgcacatctccaatgctccaccataggaacccttccaatgctccaccaaggaacccttccaatgctccaccaaaggaacccttccaatgctccaccaaaggaactcttctccaatgctccacaaaaggaacccttccaccaagatccactaaggagtaccacgaattggcgaact
It includes:
- the LOC127323845 gene encoding uncharacterized protein encodes the protein MYKSGNCASAPSEVNPIFNVQLNNNNLAGFNWSMPQLPQAGNYNFQALSGPMPQLSQGGNYNFQALPGAMPQLPQGGNYNFQALPHAMPQVENYNMQVLQRAMPPLHQANATFQQLIGLQSQQPYSNYNTQPSQSSGSVALPDMGWTTYQNGQLPSKFLGSQSSHQQDNPF